TGtgtttgtaagacggatacaacacatGTTAGTTAGTGTCCTCTTAAGACAGTGTCtaatacaataatgttataactaTCAATTGTCATCAACTATAGGACGGAATTGTTGTTGAAAATATGCATGATATACCTTATATGCCTGCCAAAGAAATAGGTCCGGAAATTGTGTCCTCAATGACTAGAATTTGTACAGCAGTTAGACAATTGGTACCTGAACACGTCCCTTGTGGTCTGCAAGtgggttaaaattattattgttgtacgacATTTACCGATTTGTCGATAACAACTTTAGATATTGGCTGCAGCCAATGAAGAAGCAATCGCTGTTGCACATGCAACAGACTTCCAATTTATTAGGGCTGAAGGTTTTGTTTTCGGCCATGTTGCTGATGAAGGTTACATGGATGCATGTGCTGGTAAGTTATTGAGGTATCGCAAATCAATAGGAGCACAAGATGTGTGTATATTtacagatataaaaaaaaaacacaggtaATTTCTTTGTACTATCAtgtttatttaactaaattaaataactgcAAACTGTAAATATCAAGAATCTTTTAgtccaacaaaatatattatttgtttcttATCATTACTCATAGTTCACATGCCATTACTCAAGATGTAAGTCTAATAGAAACCGCCAAAGCAGCAGAATTCTTTCTGACTGATGGAATTATAGTGACTGGAACTGCAACAGGACAACCCGCCAAACCACATGATGTTACTGgtatgcaattataatatattt
The Metopolophium dirhodum isolate CAU chromosome 7, ASM1992520v1, whole genome shotgun sequence DNA segment above includes these coding regions:
- the LOC132949669 gene encoding uncharacterized protein F13E9.13, mitochondrial isoform X1; the encoded protein is MMNTIQNIFKAKLNNVFGMIHVKPLPGTPLNDRSIKQIVYTACKEAEIYMKCGVDGIVVENMHDIPYMPAKEIGPEIVSSMTRICTAVRQLVPEHVPCGLQILAAANEEAIAVAHATDFQFIRAEGFVFGHVADEGYMDACAGKLLRYRKSIGAQDVCIFTDIKKKHSSHAITQDVSLIETAKAAEFFLTDGIIVTGTATGQPAKPHDVTEVKNSVDVPVLVGSGVTVNNVQEYRGVNGFIIGSHFKKHGMWQNELDDTVILEFMNCLRND
- the LOC132949669 gene encoding uncharacterized protein F13E9.13, mitochondrial isoform X2, which gives rise to MLDGIVVENMHDIPYMPAKEIGPEIVSSMTRICTAVRQLVPEHVPCGLQILAAANEEAIAVAHATDFQFIRAEGFVFGHVADEGYMDACAGKLLRYRKSIGAQDVCIFTDIKKKHSSHAITQDVSLIETAKAAEFFLTDGIIVTGTATGQPAKPHDVTEVKNSVDVPVLVGSGVTVNNVQEYRGVNGFIIGSHFKKHGMWQNELDDTVILEFMNCLRND